Below is a genomic region from Myxococcus fulvus.
GGCCGTCACCATGGGCGCGATGACGCTCCTGGGCGCGGTGATGGGGCTCGTCTCCGCGCTGCAGCTCCCCGACTGGGCCGATGTCCTGCTCACCCTCGCCTGGGTGACGGCGTGCGGCTTCGCGCGCTCCTATGGTGACACACCCGGACTGATGGGCGTGGTGCTCGCCAACTACACCGTCGTCTCACTGGCGCTGCCCGCGCAGGGCCTCGCCGACGCGCTGTCCCGCTCCGGGTTGTTCATCCTCGGTGGCCTGTGGGCGATGATGCTCGCGCTGGTGCTCTGGCCGCTGCGCCCCTATCGACCCGCGCGCCTCGCCATCTCCCGCTGCTACCGCGCGCTGGCCTCCCGCGCCGAAGAGGTCGGCCGCTGGCCGCTCGATGGTCCGCCTCCTCCCGTCAATCTGGTGGAGGTGGTCGACTGGGAGTCGCGCGTGCGCATGTCCCTGGAGGACGCGCGAAGCGTGCTGGCCTCCACCCGCCGCAACCGCGCGGGCGAGAGCAACCGGGGCGAGCACCTGCTCGTGTTGCTCGAAGGCGCGGACGCGCTGCTCGCGATGCTGGTCGCGTTGCCGGAGACCCTGGAGCTCGCGCCCCGCGAGCCTCGCTTCCACGCCCTGCGCGCCGAGATCCAGCGAGCGCTCGCGGACCACTCGCGAGACCTCCTGCACATCGCCCGCGCGCTGGAGCAGGAGAAGCACGAACTGGAGCCCTCGGTCTGGAGCACGGACCGCGTCCGGCGCGCGCTCGCGTCCCTGGTCACCGAGGGCGAGTTGCCTGACCCTGCGCGCGCCGCGTACTCACATGCGGAGGCACTGCTGGTCCGCCTGCGGGAGTACTCGGAGGCCTTGCTGGAGGTCGCCAACCACCTGGAGGACGGCGGCCCCGTCGAGTCGGACCTGCCCATGGGGCCGCATCCCGCGTCCGCGCGCAGCCGTCCCTTGCTCGAACCCCTGCGCGATAACTGGGGCACCGACTCCGTCATCTTCCGCCACGCGCTTCGCCTGGGCATCACCGCCGCGCTCGCCACCGCGCTCGTGCGTGGACTCGGGCTGAATCACGGCTACTGGGTCATCATCACCGTCATCGTCGTGCTCCAGCCCTACTCGGGGATGACCTTCGAGCGTGGCGTGCAGCGCGCCGCGGGCACGCTGCTCGGCGGCGCGCTGGCGGCGGGATTGGTGGCGCTCGTGAGGGACCCGGTGGTGCTGCTCGGCGCCATCATGGCGTTCTTCGCCGTGGCCATCGCCGTGAAGCCGATGAGCCTCGCCGCCTTCCAGGTGCTGCTCGCACCCGCGCTGGTGCTGCTCGCGGAGATTCAGACCGGAGACTGGGAGCTGGCCGGAGTGCGCGTCATCAACACGCTGCTCGGCGGCGTGCTGGCCCTGGTGGGCGCGTGGCTCTTGTGGCCCAGCCCCGAGCACTCGCGCTTCCCGGAGGAGGTCGCCAACGCGTTGCGCGCCGACCGCGACTATCTCCTGAGCG
It encodes:
- a CDS encoding FUSC family protein, with amino-acid sequence MNVFRRHLESFVRVEPVRPALGAGLRAALAVGLPMVVAATQHLPAVTWVGMAGLFVTLVDRGGPYRDRAVTMGAMTLLGAVMGLVSALQLPDWADVLLTLAWVTACGFARSYGDTPGLMGVVLANYTVVSLALPAQGLADALSRSGLFILGGLWAMMLALVLWPLRPYRPARLAISRCYRALASRAEEVGRWPLDGPPPPVNLVEVVDWESRVRMSLEDARSVLASTRRNRAGESNRGEHLLVLLEGADALLAMLVALPETLELAPREPRFHALRAEIQRALADHSRDLLHIARALEQEKHELEPSVWSTDRVRRALASLVTEGELPDPARAAYSHAEALLVRLREYSEALLEVANHLEDGGPVESDLPMGPHPASARSRPLLEPLRDNWGTDSVIFRHALRLGITAALATALVRGLGLNHGYWVIITVIVVLQPYSGMTFERGVQRAAGTLLGGALAAGLVALVRDPVVLLGAIMAFFAVAIAVKPMSLAAFQVLLAPALVLLAEIQTGDWELAGVRVINTLLGGVLALVGAWLLWPSPEHSRFPEEVANALRADRDYLLSVASARSDEEPQVREARRKLGLQLLSAEASFQRLLSEWRGSSRQLEPAMALLAYARRFGSAVTALAASRQGRKDLAPVIGYAGNVLEDLALAVEHRRAPSPLPRSAAQESLDVLSRTQMDRLVRQLTVLHKATVRAAPQLTG